In the genome of Desulfofarcimen acetoxidans DSM 771, one region contains:
- the grpE gene encoding nucleotide exchange factor GrpE, whose product MVTKDKEAREEEQVVETLAEGNEEEQESVEPEVEVLEPDEQASADPKVLQDRLREQTVRAQDYYDKLLRMQADFENFRRRSKQEKEDLARYVTEHLLLNLLQVVDNFERALCIQVKEGNQEAFQESFMEGMKMVYRQFNEVLGKEGLCPIKAVGEQFDPNKHEAVMQEETSEFPDNTVAAELRRGYMLKDKVIRPAMVKVAKSV is encoded by the coding sequence ATGGTGACTAAAGACAAGGAAGCAAGGGAAGAGGAGCAGGTTGTGGAAACCCTGGCGGAAGGAAATGAAGAGGAGCAGGAATCTGTGGAGCCGGAAGTGGAAGTGCTCGAGCCGGATGAACAAGCTTCGGCAGATCCCAAGGTTTTGCAGGATAGGCTGCGGGAGCAGACTGTAAGGGCACAGGATTATTACGATAAACTGCTCAGAATGCAGGCTGATTTCGAGAATTTCCGCCGCCGCAGCAAGCAGGAAAAAGAAGATTTGGCCAGGTATGTGACAGAGCATCTGCTGCTTAACCTACTGCAGGTAGTGGACAATTTTGAACGGGCGCTCTGTATTCAGGTCAAGGAAGGCAATCAAGAAGCCTTTCAGGAGTCTTTTATGGAGGGCATGAAAATGGTTTACAGGCAGTTTAACGAAGTTCTGGGGAAAGAAGGCCTTTGTCCCATTAAAGCGGTCGGAGAGCAGTTTGACCCGAACAAGCACGAAGCAGTAATGCAGGAAGAGACGTCTGAGTTTCCCGATAATACAGTTGCAGCGGAACTGCGGCGAGGCTATATGCTCAAGGATAAGGTAATCAGACCGGCGATGGTTAAGGTGGCTAAGTCAGTCTAA
- a CDS encoding histidine triad nucleotide-binding protein, with product MQDCVFCKIVKKEIPAEIIYEDNDIMVFVDVKPVAPIHLLFIPKKHIPTVMDLQEEDAVLVGKIQLVAAKLARDYNLEDRGYRLVTNCKRDAGQLVYHIHYHFLAGRPFQWPPG from the coding sequence ATGCAGGACTGCGTTTTTTGTAAGATAGTCAAAAAGGAAATTCCGGCTGAAATTATTTATGAGGATAATGACATTATGGTTTTTGTAGATGTTAAGCCGGTTGCTCCTATCCACCTCTTGTTTATTCCTAAGAAACACATTCCGACTGTCATGGATTTGCAGGAAGAGGATGCCGTGCTGGTTGGAAAAATTCAGCTTGTGGCTGCTAAACTGGCCAGGGATTATAACCTTGAGGACAGGGGTTATCGATTAGTCACAAACTGTAAACGTGATGCAGGTCAACTGGTTTATCATATTCATTATCATTTTCTTGCCGGTAGACCCTTCCAATGGCCTCCAGGGTAG
- the rpsU gene encoding 30S ribosomal protein S21: MAEIKVGKNETLDSALRRFKRTCQKAGVLAEARKHEHYEKPSVKRKKKSEAARKLAARARKRKFN; the protein is encoded by the coding sequence ATGGCAGAAATCAAGGTGGGTAAAAATGAAACACTGGATAGTGCCCTCCGGCGCTTTAAAAGAACTTGTCAGAAGGCAGGCGTGTTGGCAGAGGCTAGAAAGCACGAGCACTATGAAAAACCCAGTGTCAAGCGTAAAAAGAAATCCGAAGCAGCTAGAAAACTGGCGGCCAGGGCAAGGAAGCGCAAGTTTAACTAA
- the dnaJ gene encoding molecular chaperone DnaJ, protein MAKRDYYEALGVSKDASVEEIKKAFRKLARKYHPDVNTGDANAEAKFKEIAEAYDVLQDPQKKAAYDHYGHAAFEQQGGFGGGGFDFSDFGGLGDIFDMFFGGGGGGRRRGPERGADLRLEIEISFTEAAFGVERDIKIPRTENCTTCGGSGAAPGTSSKTCDGCGGSGQVQYAQNTAFGRIVQTRTCEKCRGRGKIIDKPCPTCHGSTQVRRTKNIHVKVPAGVDTGSRLRLSGEGEAGTLGGPHGDLYVFIRVASHEIFRRENYDIISEVPITFVQASLGDELDVDTLDGKHKLKVPEGTQNGTVIRLRGKGVKQLNGHGRGDHHVVIKVVTPTKLNDKQKELLREFARLGGKNVSSTDKGFFEKVKDVIMG, encoded by the coding sequence ATGGCAAAGCGAGATTATTACGAGGCTTTGGGCGTGTCAAAAGACGCTTCGGTTGAGGAGATAAAAAAGGCCTTTCGCAAGCTGGCCCGTAAATATCACCCGGATGTTAACACCGGTGACGCTAATGCCGAGGCTAAGTTTAAGGAGATAGCCGAGGCTTATGATGTTTTGCAGGATCCCCAGAAGAAAGCTGCATATGACCATTACGGCCACGCCGCTTTTGAGCAGCAGGGCGGTTTTGGCGGTGGCGGTTTTGATTTCAGTGATTTTGGCGGTCTGGGCGATATATTCGATATGTTTTTTGGTGGCGGCGGCGGTGGACGCAGGCGCGGCCCGGAGAGAGGCGCCGACTTACGTCTGGAGATTGAAATATCCTTTACCGAGGCTGCCTTTGGTGTGGAAAGAGATATTAAGATTCCTCGCACGGAAAACTGTACTACCTGTGGCGGCAGCGGGGCAGCTCCGGGGACTTCCTCGAAAACCTGCGACGGCTGCGGTGGCAGCGGTCAGGTGCAATATGCTCAAAATACTGCCTTTGGCCGGATAGTCCAGACCCGTACCTGCGAAAAATGCCGCGGACGGGGTAAAATTATCGATAAGCCCTGCCCGACCTGTCATGGTTCCACACAGGTGCGGAGGACTAAAAATATTCATGTCAAGGTTCCGGCCGGAGTAGATACCGGCTCCCGCCTGCGTCTTTCCGGTGAGGGTGAGGCGGGAACACTTGGCGGCCCGCACGGTGATCTGTACGTATTTATCAGGGTAGCGTCCCATGAAATTTTCCGGCGTGAGAATTATGACATTATCAGCGAAGTTCCCATCACCTTTGTTCAGGCTTCCCTGGGCGATGAGCTGGATGTGGATACACTGGATGGCAAACATAAGCTGAAAGTTCCGGAGGGTACGCAAAACGGGACGGTTATCCGCTTGCGGGGCAAAGGTGTCAAGCAACTGAACGGTCATGGCAGGGGCGATCACCATGTGGTAATCAAGGTGGTTACCCCCACCAAACTAAACGACAAGCAAAAAGAACTGCTGCGGGAATTTGCCCGGCTGGGTGGAAAAAATGTCTCCAGCACGGATAAGGGTTTTTTTGAAAAAGTAAAAGACGTGATTATGGGTTAA
- the prmA gene encoding 50S ribosomal protein L11 methyltransferase: MNWMEVAVRVLPEGVEPVGSIFDDLGTGGTVIEDPALSDSYRDAPADTQALDFSTEPQAWPQVKAYLPVDDRLEERLQRLRQALADLPLREKPELSTRELPETDWATAWQAYYKPVEVGRKLVVKPSWEDYQGSGERLIIELDPGMAFGSGTHATTVMCMELLEEYLRPGDRVIDVGTGSGILAVTAAKLGAGSVRAVDNDPVAVRVALENAELNGVTDKVEVLESDLLAMLAQGAAPADLLAANIIADVIIKLAADAARFLVPGGRFIASGIIKDRDKDVRTAINKAGFTVREIKRDGEWVAVLSVREA; this comes from the coding sequence GTGAATTGGATGGAAGTGGCAGTAAGGGTTCTGCCGGAAGGTGTTGAACCGGTAGGCAGTATTTTCGATGATTTGGGAACAGGCGGCACAGTTATAGAAGACCCGGCTCTTTCGGACAGCTACAGAGACGCGCCCGCTGACACGCAGGCGCTCGATTTTTCCACAGAGCCACAGGCCTGGCCGCAAGTTAAGGCCTACCTGCCCGTTGACGATCGCCTGGAAGAGCGCCTGCAGAGACTGCGGCAGGCACTGGCAGATCTGCCGCTCCGGGAAAAGCCTGAGCTGAGCACCCGTGAGCTGCCGGAAACCGACTGGGCAACCGCCTGGCAGGCCTACTACAAGCCGGTCGAGGTGGGCCGGAAGCTGGTAGTCAAGCCAAGCTGGGAAGACTACCAAGGATCCGGCGAGAGGTTGATTATAGAGCTTGATCCCGGCATGGCCTTTGGCAGCGGCACGCACGCCACCACCGTGATGTGCATGGAACTGCTGGAGGAATACCTGCGGCCGGGCGACAGAGTTATAGATGTGGGTACCGGTTCCGGCATACTGGCCGTAACTGCGGCCAAATTGGGTGCCGGTTCGGTAAGAGCCGTGGACAACGATCCGGTGGCCGTTCGTGTAGCCCTGGAAAATGCCGAGTTAAACGGCGTAACGGATAAAGTGGAGGTTCTCGAAAGTGATCTGCTGGCCATGCTGGCTCAAGGCGCCGCTCCGGCGGACCTGCTGGCGGCCAACATCATTGCTGACGTAATCATCAAGCTGGCGGCGGATGCAGCCCGTTTTCTGGTTCCCGGCGGAAGATTCATTGCCTCCGGAATTATCAAAGACAGAGACAAGGATGTCAGAACAGCAATCAATAAGGCAGGCTTTACCGTCCGGGAAATCAAACGGGACGGTGAGTGGGTGGCAGTGTTGAGTGTAAGAGAGGCTTGA
- a CDS encoding 16S rRNA (uracil(1498)-N(3))-methyltransferase, translating into MTRVYVPPTRIKGRQACITGTEMEHVNRVLRLAAGDEVTIIDGEGGVFSARITGKNKEKVFCEITAEGLPDNEPPVKITLVQGLPKSDKMDLIVQKGTELGLSTLIPLQCERAIVRLDEKKAAQRQERWQRIAMEAAKQCKRGKHPSVERAMSWQEVLESLPEKALCLLPWEEETARGLKSLRDNLEAKVPPFEIYIFIGPEGGFTRSEAAQARQYGVIPVSLGPRILRTETAGIAVLSIIMYEFGDLGGTPADYKS; encoded by the coding sequence ATGACCAGGGTGTATGTACCGCCTACCCGCATAAAGGGTAGGCAGGCTTGCATTACGGGGACGGAAATGGAGCACGTCAACCGCGTTTTGCGCCTGGCAGCCGGAGATGAAGTGACCATAATCGACGGTGAGGGCGGTGTATTTTCAGCCCGTATTACCGGGAAAAATAAAGAAAAAGTCTTCTGCGAAATAACCGCTGAGGGCCTGCCCGATAACGAGCCCCCGGTCAAAATAACCCTGGTTCAGGGACTGCCCAAGTCCGACAAAATGGACTTAATCGTACAGAAAGGCACCGAGCTGGGCCTGTCCACACTCATACCCCTGCAGTGTGAGCGGGCGATAGTCCGCCTGGACGAAAAAAAAGCCGCTCAGCGCCAGGAACGCTGGCAGAGAATTGCCATGGAAGCGGCCAAACAGTGCAAAAGGGGCAAGCACCCGTCGGTAGAGAGAGCCATGAGCTGGCAAGAAGTCTTGGAGTCCCTGCCCGAGAAAGCGCTGTGCCTGCTGCCCTGGGAAGAGGAAACAGCCAGAGGCCTGAAAAGCCTGCGCGATAATCTGGAAGCTAAAGTCCCCCCTTTCGAAATCTATATCTTCATAGGCCCCGAGGGTGGCTTCACCAGGTCGGAAGCAGCACAGGCGCGGCAGTACGGAGTAATCCCCGTCTCCCTGGGTCCCCGCATACTGCGCACAGAAACCGCCGGCATAGCTGTCTTAAGCATAATCATGTACGAGTTCGGCGATTTAGGCGGAACCCCGGCTGACTATAAAAGTTAG
- the rpsB gene encoding 30S ribosomal protein S2 has translation MGVISMKQLLESGVHFGHQTRRWNPKMAPYIFTDRNGIYIIDLQKTVKMVDVAYNFIKDLALSGETLLFVGTKKQAQESVKEEAEKCGMFYVNQRWLGGMLTNFQTIRKRIDRLHELDRMEADGTFSLLPKKEVAELMHEKERLQKFLGGIKEMKRLPAALFVVDPRKERIAVAEARKLGIPIVAIVDTNCDPDEIDYIIPGNDDAIRAVRLLTSKMAEAVLEGKQGEQISE, from the coding sequence GTGGGAGTTATATCAATGAAGCAGCTTTTGGAATCAGGTGTGCATTTCGGACACCAAACCCGGCGTTGGAACCCCAAGATGGCCCCTTATATTTTTACTGACCGCAACGGGATCTATATTATAGATTTACAGAAGACCGTGAAAATGGTTGATGTTGCATATAATTTTATCAAAGACCTGGCTCTTAGCGGGGAAACACTTTTATTTGTGGGAACCAAAAAGCAGGCTCAGGAATCAGTAAAAGAAGAAGCAGAAAAATGCGGGATGTTTTACGTTAACCAGCGTTGGTTAGGCGGCATGCTGACAAATTTCCAAACCATCCGTAAGCGTATTGACCGTTTGCACGAGCTGGACAGAATGGAAGCCGACGGTACTTTTAGCTTATTGCCTAAAAAAGAAGTGGCTGAACTGATGCATGAAAAAGAGAGGCTGCAGAAGTTTTTAGGCGGTATTAAGGAAATGAAGCGTTTGCCTGCGGCACTGTTTGTCGTAGATCCGCGTAAAGAACGCATTGCCGTAGCCGAGGCCCGCAAGCTGGGCATTCCTATTGTAGCAATTGTTGATACAAACTGTGATCCGGATGAAATCGACTATATTATTCCTGGTAATGATGATGCCATTCGGGCAGTTCGTCTTTTAACCAGTAAAATGGCGGAAGCTGTTTTAGAAGGTAAGCAAGGAGAACAAATTTCCGAGTAG
- the mtaB gene encoding tRNA (N(6)-L-threonylcarbamoyladenosine(37)-C(2))-methylthiotransferase MtaB yields the protein MKSKTVAVATLGCKVNQYEAAAIVSLFRSKGYSEVDFTEPAGVYVINTCTVTHLSDRKSRQLIRRAVRTNPEAVIAVTGCYAQTSPGELMSLPEVDLVVGTSDRDKIVDLVEASSKAEKINAVADIEKACFYEELPAPAGQGRVRAYLKIQEGCRNFCSYCIIPYARGPLRSRQPEAVLNEAESLLAAGFKEIVLTGIQTGAYGVDLPAKTSLAAIVEKLLRISGLSRLRLSSIEPNDLSPELIELILHSKIFCPHLHIPLQSGSDRVLKLMRRRYTTEGYAKILNNLREKMPNLAVTTDIMAGFPGETEEDFEQALGFIKDMAFSGMHVFKYSPRRGTPAAGFPQQVDARVKEQRSRRLIALGEQLTENYASKFAGLTLPVLAEQPFSGRGGCWEGLTPNYLRVVFACLENLSGEIIDIKIEKTGIQYQTGIII from the coding sequence ATGAAGAGTAAAACAGTAGCGGTAGCCACTCTGGGCTGCAAAGTAAACCAGTATGAAGCAGCAGCCATAGTCTCCCTGTTTCGCAGCAAAGGCTACAGCGAGGTCGATTTCACTGAACCCGCCGGTGTTTATGTTATTAACACCTGTACCGTAACCCACCTGAGCGACCGCAAATCCCGCCAGTTAATTAGACGGGCCGTGAGAACCAATCCCGAAGCGGTGATAGCGGTAACAGGCTGCTATGCCCAGACTTCTCCCGGTGAGCTGATGTCTCTGCCGGAAGTGGATTTGGTGGTAGGTACCTCTGACCGTGATAAAATAGTAGATCTGGTGGAAGCCAGCAGCAAAGCTGAAAAGATCAATGCCGTTGCGGACATAGAAAAAGCCTGTTTTTATGAAGAACTGCCGGCGCCGGCAGGGCAGGGCCGTGTACGGGCATATTTAAAAATTCAGGAGGGCTGCCGCAATTTTTGCAGCTATTGCATTATTCCCTATGCCCGCGGCCCCTTGCGCAGCCGGCAGCCGGAGGCCGTTTTAAATGAAGCGGAATCACTGTTGGCCGCCGGCTTTAAGGAAATCGTGCTGACAGGCATTCAAACCGGTGCCTACGGGGTGGATCTGCCTGCCAAGACCAGCCTGGCGGCTATCGTGGAAAAGCTGCTGCGGATCTCAGGGTTAAGCAGGCTGCGCCTGAGTTCCATAGAGCCTAACGATTTGTCCCCTGAGTTAATTGAGCTTATTCTTCATTCGAAAATATTTTGCCCCCACCTGCATATACCCCTGCAGAGCGGTTCGGACAGGGTTTTAAAGCTGATGAGGCGCCGCTATACGACTGAGGGCTATGCAAAAATATTAAATAACCTGCGCGAGAAAATGCCGAACCTGGCAGTGACCACCGATATTATGGCCGGTTTTCCCGGTGAGACTGAGGAGGATTTTGAGCAGGCCCTGGGTTTTATCAAAGACATGGCCTTTTCCGGCATGCACGTGTTTAAATATTCTCCCCGCCGGGGTACTCCGGCCGCCGGCTTTCCCCAACAGGTGGATGCGCGGGTTAAAGAACAGCGCAGCCGAAGGCTGATAGCTTTAGGGGAGCAGTTGACAGAGAATTACGCGTCTAAATTTGCAGGCCTGACTCTGCCTGTTCTGGCAGAGCAGCCTTTTTCCGGCCGGGGCGGCTGCTGGGAGGGTTTAACCCCTAATTACCTGAGGGTGGTTTTTGCCTGCCTGGAGAACTTAAGCGGCGAGATAATAGATATAAAAATTGAAAAAACGGGCATACAATATCAGACAGGTATAATTATTTAG
- the dnaK gene encoding molecular chaperone DnaK translates to MSKVIGIDLGTTNSCVAVMEGGEAVVIANAEGARTTPSVVGFSKTDERLVGQVAKRQAVTNPDRTVTSIKRHMGSDYKVKIDDKNYTPQEISAMILQKLKADAEAYLGGTVTQAVITVPAYFTDAQRQATKDAGKIAGLDVLRIINEPTAASLAYGLDKEEDQTILVYDLGGGTFDVSILELGDGVFEVKATSGNNRLGGDDFDQRVIDYMAEEFKKQNGIDLRKDRMALQRLKEAAEKGKTELSGVMSTNINLPFITAGAEGPMHLDMNLTRAKFDELTADLVEKTMGPTRQAMQDAGMEPKNIDKVLLVGGSTRIPAVQDAIRKYLGKEPHKGINPDECVALGAAIQAGVMSGEVKDVVLLDVTPLSLGIETLGSVFTRLIERNTTIPTSKSQIFSTAADGQTTVDIHVLQGERSMAAQNRTLGRFQLTGIPPAPRGVPQIEVKFDIDANGIVSVSAKDVGTGKEQSMVITASSGLSDSEIEKMVQESEKHAEEDKKFKEKVEVRNQADSVVYQSEKLVKENKDKLDPAKVAELEQKTNELKEMLGNDSADLEVLKTKIEELTKPLYELTSAMYQQEAAQQGGGCGSGGCGGAAPDDTVDAEFEVKDEDKK, encoded by the coding sequence ATGTCTAAAGTTATAGGTATAGATTTAGGAACCACTAACTCCTGCGTGGCTGTTATGGAAGGCGGCGAAGCTGTAGTTATAGCCAACGCGGAAGGCGCCCGCACTACCCCGTCGGTAGTCGGTTTTTCCAAAACAGATGAGCGTCTGGTAGGACAGGTGGCCAAGCGCCAGGCAGTAACCAATCCTGACCGTACGGTGACTTCTATTAAGCGCCATATGGGTTCCGATTACAAGGTTAAGATTGACGATAAAAACTATACCCCGCAGGAAATTTCAGCTATGATTCTGCAGAAATTAAAGGCTGACGCGGAAGCATATCTGGGCGGTACGGTAACCCAGGCGGTTATTACCGTACCCGCTTATTTTACTGATGCCCAGCGCCAGGCTACCAAGGATGCCGGAAAAATCGCCGGTTTGGATGTGCTGCGCATTATCAACGAGCCGACCGCGGCTTCACTGGCTTACGGTTTGGATAAAGAAGAAGATCAGACTATTCTAGTTTATGACCTGGGTGGCGGTACCTTTGACGTGTCCATCCTGGAACTGGGTGACGGTGTTTTTGAAGTTAAGGCTACCAGCGGCAACAACCGTCTGGGCGGTGATGATTTTGACCAGAGAGTCATTGATTATATGGCGGAAGAATTTAAAAAGCAGAATGGCATTGACCTGCGCAAAGACCGCATGGCCCTGCAGCGTTTAAAGGAAGCCGCCGAAAAAGGCAAAACCGAGCTGTCCGGCGTGATGTCCACCAATATCAACCTGCCTTTTATTACCGCCGGTGCGGAAGGCCCCATGCACCTGGATATGAATTTGACCAGAGCCAAATTTGACGAGCTGACCGCTGATTTAGTGGAAAAAACCATGGGCCCGACCAGGCAGGCTATGCAGGATGCCGGTATGGAGCCTAAGAATATTGATAAAGTGCTGCTGGTGGGCGGTTCTACCAGAATTCCCGCCGTGCAGGATGCTATCCGCAAGTACCTGGGCAAAGAGCCGCACAAGGGTATCAACCCGGACGAGTGTGTGGCTCTGGGCGCGGCTATTCAAGCAGGTGTCATGTCCGGTGAAGTCAAAGATGTGGTGCTGCTGGATGTAACACCGCTTTCCCTGGGTATTGAAACCCTGGGCAGCGTGTTCACCAGGTTGATCGAGCGCAACACGACTATTCCTACTTCCAAGAGCCAGATTTTTTCTACCGCAGCCGATGGCCAGACCACAGTGGATATTCACGTGCTGCAGGGTGAGCGCTCCATGGCGGCTCAGAACAGGACACTGGGACGCTTTCAGTTGACCGGTATTCCTCCGGCGCCGCGCGGAGTGCCTCAGATTGAGGTTAAATTTGATATAGACGCCAACGGCATAGTCAGTGTTTCAGCCAAGGATGTAGGCACCGGAAAAGAACAGAGCATGGTTATTACCGCTTCCAGCGGCCTGTCCGATTCGGAAATCGAAAAAATGGTTCAGGAATCCGAAAAACATGCTGAAGAGGATAAGAAGTTTAAAGAGAAGGTAGAAGTGAGAAACCAGGCCGACAGCGTGGTTTATCAGTCGGAAAAACTGGTTAAAGAGAATAAAGATAAGCTGGATCCGGCCAAGGTTGCGGAACTGGAGCAGAAAACCAACGAGCTCAAAGAAATGCTGGGCAATGACAGCGCTGATCTGGAAGTTCTCAAGACCAAAATCGAGGAATTAACCAAGCCTCTCTACGAGCTGACCTCTGCCATGTACCAGCAGGAAGCCGCGCAGCAGGGCGGCGGCTGTGGCTCCGGGGGTTGCGGAGGTGCCGCTCCGGATGATACAGTTGACGCAGAGTTTGAAGTAAAAGATGAGGATAAGAAGTAA